The following are encoded together in the Thermococcus sibiricus MM 739 genome:
- a CDS encoding ABC transporter substrate-binding protein, which produces MAMLPSASAQVSLPREDTVFVTGAQWSPASTWNLFSPSQTWGTYTSGGFMYLPLFQYIAGLNMWVPIIGESFELVNETTLLVYLRPEAKWSDGKPITAEDVEYTYKLSREVGSGPAAGSEPYISDVKVIDTHTVQFTIGEEKNLPMFLLYALQFAPAPKHIIEQVYEKVGADIINWRNCGGTCDDIVSTESGDVRIDLPQVVSGPYKLYYFDELRIVYERIDDWWGKDIFGLPGPKYLVHRIYLSNEQALLDLRQGNVDWSGIFIPNVGNFKEIGTFYKSKPYFRPGAFVMLYLNHRDPIFQDTNLRKAIAYAIDYQEVLTKAFYGYSEQPSMSLVFTVFPHYRMWLNTTLAQEYFSNPEGRIQTNKEFAKQILAQAGYKDVDGDDYLETPTGEKIELNIIIPTGWTDWMIAADLIASDLQDIGLNVVANPVDYGAYWGMVNSAGYTLALGWTSSPSFYHPWDTYRYVLDPRLTPPTGNWGFYNNSKALEFLVQAAKAETSEELMKYYTEVQRLIYEEVPAIPIAYSVQWYAYSEKYWKGWPNEDNPWWTEVAPYREYSLPLWLTFGLSKSGEEIKPPQWAKPKDEGGILIPNKELLSQLTEVFVPEITPTETFSTSSASETEPQSPSEPQEPSRSSGFIIGLVGIIIVVIIIVIGARKLLK; this is translated from the coding sequence ATGGCAATGTTACCGTCTGCAAGCGCGCAAGTCTCTCTTCCAAGGGAAGACACGGTTTTCGTGACCGGTGCGCAATGGAGCCCTGCATCAACGTGGAACCTGTTCTCGCCATCCCAGACGTGGGGAACATACACATCGGGCGGATTCATGTATCTACCGCTCTTTCAGTACATAGCAGGTCTCAACATGTGGGTCCCCATAATAGGTGAGAGCTTTGAGCTCGTAAACGAGACAACTCTCCTCGTTTACCTCAGACCTGAAGCAAAATGGAGTGATGGAAAGCCCATTACTGCGGAGGACGTTGAATATACTTACAAACTCTCCAGAGAAGTTGGTTCTGGGCCTGCTGCAGGTTCAGAGCCCTACATCAGCGATGTTAAGGTAATTGATACACACACAGTTCAGTTCACAATTGGAGAGGAAAAGAACCTTCCTATGTTCTTGCTTTATGCTCTCCAGTTTGCCCCTGCACCGAAGCATATCATTGAGCAAGTATATGAAAAAGTTGGAGCAGATATCATAAACTGGAGAAACTGTGGTGGAACATGTGATGACATAGTCTCCACAGAGAGTGGAGATGTAAGGATAGATCTCCCCCAAGTAGTCTCGGGTCCCTACAAGCTGTACTACTTTGATGAACTCAGAATTGTCTATGAGAGAATAGACGATTGGTGGGGGAAAGACATCTTTGGACTACCGGGTCCAAAGTACCTAGTTCACAGAATCTACCTAAGTAATGAGCAGGCACTTCTGGACCTTAGACAGGGAAATGTTGACTGGTCGGGCATATTTATTCCAAATGTCGGTAACTTCAAGGAAATAGGCACGTTCTATAAGAGTAAACCTTACTTTAGGCCAGGAGCTTTTGTTATGCTCTACTTAAATCACAGGGATCCGATTTTCCAGGACACCAACTTAAGAAAAGCTATTGCCTATGCAATAGACTATCAAGAGGTCCTAACCAAAGCATTCTACGGTTATTCAGAGCAACCTTCAATGTCTTTGGTGTTTACGGTATTTCCCCACTATAGGATGTGGCTCAACACTACCCTTGCTCAAGAGTATTTCAGCAATCCCGAGGGCAGGATACAGACCAACAAGGAGTTCGCAAAGCAGATTCTTGCTCAGGCGGGATATAAGGATGTGGATGGTGATGATTATCTTGAAACTCCCACTGGTGAAAAGATCGAGCTTAACATAATAATACCAACCGGATGGACAGACTGGATGATTGCAGCCGATTTGATTGCAAGTGACCTCCAGGACATTGGACTTAACGTCGTGGCAAACCCAGTGGATTACGGTGCCTACTGGGGTATGGTAAACTCTGCTGGATACACCCTGGCCCTTGGATGGACAAGCTCCCCGTCCTTCTATCATCCATGGGACACCTACCGGTATGTTCTTGATCCAAGACTCACTCCCCCAACCGGGAACTGGGGCTTCTATAACAACTCCAAGGCTTTGGAGTTCCTCGTTCAGGCAGCAAAGGCTGAGACCTCGGAAGAGCTCATGAAATACTACACTGAAGTTCAAAGACTCATATATGAGGAAGTCCCTGCTATCCCAATTGCCTATTCGGTTCAGTGGTACGCTTACAGTGAAAAGTACTGGAAGGGATGGCCAAATGAAGACAACCCGTGGTGGACCGAAGTCGCTCCATACAGAGAGTACTCCCTACCACTCTGGCTCACTTTTGGTTTATCAAAAAGTGGAGAAGAGATTAAACCGCCACAGTGGGCCAAGCCCAAAGATGAAGGAGGAATTTTAATACCGAACAAAGAACTCCTCAGTCAGCTTACAGAAGTTTTTGTTCCCGAGATTACGCCAACCGAGACGTTTTCGACTTCATCCGCTTCGGAAACTGAGCCTCAATCACCCAGTGAACCACAAGAGCCGAGTAGAAGTTCAGGATTCATTATAGGGCTTGTAGGAATTATCATAGTAGTCATTATAATTGTGATAGGTGCCAGAAAACTTCTCAAATGA
- a CDS encoding ABC transporter permease — translation MRPLYRYFLIKLSFLLATYFVAVSIAFFLPRIAPGNPVQQIIAGLSQGSLSPELLDQYQRRLIEEFGLNKPLHVQYLEFLKNAFSGNLGTSISSFRQPVTKLIAWHLPWTLLLLIPATLVSWAVGNYLGARAAYRRGTLFEKITVSTGIITSQIPYYWMAMVLIFAFAIKLGWVPSGSAYDPTLAPSFSWEFIKSYLRHYILPFLSIALVSTGGWIIGMRVLATMELGSTYVNFSERLNVSNEIIFRYVLRNSLLPQVTGIAIQLGTVMAGQIITEQIFNYQGMGILLARALGTRDYPLIQGIFLILIGTLLLANFIVEFIYVLIDPRIRLGARE, via the coding sequence ATGAGACCATTATACAGGTATTTCCTCATTAAACTTTCTTTTTTACTCGCTACGTACTTTGTTGCCGTTAGTATCGCATTCTTTCTGCCCAGAATAGCTCCGGGCAATCCAGTGCAGCAGATTATAGCAGGACTATCCCAGGGTTCGCTCTCACCTGAGCTGCTCGATCAATATCAAAGGAGGCTTATAGAGGAGTTTGGGTTAAACAAGCCCCTCCATGTTCAGTATTTAGAATTCCTTAAAAACGCATTTTCAGGGAATCTGGGGACTTCGATATCTTCATTCAGACAGCCCGTGACGAAGTTAATAGCTTGGCATCTACCTTGGACGCTACTCCTGCTCATACCGGCTACCTTGGTTTCATGGGCCGTTGGAAACTATCTCGGTGCAAGGGCGGCTTACAGAAGAGGCACATTGTTCGAAAAGATCACTGTCTCAACGGGCATAATAACCTCCCAAATTCCATATTACTGGATGGCCATGGTTCTCATATTCGCCTTCGCAATTAAGCTTGGATGGGTGCCCTCGGGTTCAGCCTATGACCCAACTTTAGCTCCCTCCTTCAGCTGGGAGTTCATAAAAAGCTACCTCCGTCATTACATACTTCCATTCTTATCCATAGCCCTTGTGAGTACTGGAGGATGGATAATAGGCATGAGAGTCTTAGCAACAATGGAACTTGGGTCAACGTACGTCAATTTTTCCGAGAGGCTCAACGTTAGCAACGAGATTATATTTAGATATGTCCTCAGGAATTCCCTGCTCCCACAAGTGACAGGAATAGCAATCCAGTTGGGAACGGTTATGGCCGGACAGATTATCACGGAGCAAATTTTCAACTACCAGGGTATGGGTATCCTTCTTGCTAGGGCACTTGGAACGAGGGATTATCCATTGATACAAGGGATCTTTCTCATTCTGATAGGAACACTCCTGCTTGCGAACTTCATAGTGGAGTTCATCTACGTGCTAATAGATCCAAGAATAAGGCTTGGAGCAAGGGAGTGA
- a CDS encoding ABC transporter permease — translation MNKEILYVLFRNNRFSIGFAILMFEILLALFGAYLYPVDPFKPAGPPAVPPSSEYLLGTDQFGRDILAQVVIGIRNSLYVGALTGLFSILIGLIIGIVAGIKGGLIDETLMAFTNVVITIPNVLLAIIIATYLGLEHSGLTLVAAIISLTAWPWFARAIRAQLISLRERDFVNFSKMTGYSDLKIAVFDLFPYVTTYTIVSFVTFMNIGINAEVGLSILGLTPIQIMTLGKMLYFAAVTQSYFLGHWWVFIPPGILLVALSTSLLLIATGIEQVFNPRLREM, via the coding sequence ATGAACAAGGAAATACTTTATGTACTCTTCAGAAATAATAGGTTCTCCATAGGGTTCGCCATATTGATGTTTGAAATCCTTTTAGCTTTATTTGGTGCCTATCTCTACCCCGTGGATCCTTTTAAGCCTGCTGGGCCTCCGGCAGTTCCACCAAGTAGTGAGTATCTTCTCGGAACAGATCAGTTTGGAAGGGATATCCTTGCACAGGTGGTAATAGGTATAAGGAACTCTCTCTATGTAGGAGCCCTTACGGGATTATTCTCGATTCTCATAGGACTCATAATCGGAATTGTGGCTGGAATAAAAGGTGGGCTCATAGATGAAACGTTAATGGCCTTTACTAACGTTGTCATTACAATACCCAACGTCCTTCTAGCCATTATCATAGCGACCTACCTCGGCCTTGAGCATTCAGGACTCACATTGGTGGCTGCGATAATATCGCTGACTGCTTGGCCGTGGTTTGCGAGAGCAATAAGGGCACAGTTAATCAGTCTAAGGGAAAGGGACTTCGTTAACTTTTCCAAGATGACAGGTTACAGTGATCTTAAGATAGCAGTTTTTGACCTATTCCCCTACGTGACTACCTACACCATAGTTTCCTTTGTCACTTTCATGAACATAGGGATAAACGCAGAGGTTGGGCTCAGCATACTAGGATTAACACCAATTCAAATAATGACCCTCGGAAAGATGCTCTACTTCGCAGCAGTTACTCAGTCGTACTTCCTCGGTCACTGGTGGGTCTTCATACCTCCGGGAATACTTCTAGTGGCTCTTTCGACTTCACTGCTCTTGATAGCTACGGGAATAGAACAGGTATTTAACCCAAGACTGAGGGAGATGTGA
- a CDS encoding ABC transporter ATP-binding protein: MDKRMVLEELRAYYRQLKGTTEYLVKAVDGVNLEVYKKDILGLVGESGCGKSTLAKTMMIDLTPPLQYMGGRLEIISRDGERFEIGQFKSRDEVKRRLWGKHITYVPQDALNALMPTIRIKKIAYDVLRSHNNDINFQEAVKTTKERLAELDLPDYVVELYPFQLSGGMRQRVVLAMATLLNPEILIVDEPTSALDVTTQKIVLKSLLKLRKLNLVDSIIFITHDIATVRQIANRIVVMYAGKIVEVGPVDSVIRDPLHPYTKGLIDSVTSIEPEKREKGISYIPGQPPNLIDPPKGCRFHPRCPYAMDVCKKEEPGVVEVGKTQVACWLYEGGRKND; the protein is encoded by the coding sequence ATGGACAAAAGAATGGTTCTTGAGGAGTTAAGGGCATACTATCGTCAACTCAAGGGAACGACCGAGTATCTCGTGAAGGCAGTGGATGGCGTTAATTTAGAAGTGTACAAGAAAGACATCCTTGGTCTTGTTGGTGAGAGCGGGTGTGGTAAGTCTACCCTCGCCAAAACCATGATGATAGATTTGACCCCCCCGTTGCAATATATGGGAGGTAGACTTGAGATTATAAGCAGAGATGGGGAAAGGTTTGAGATAGGTCAATTCAAAAGCAGAGATGAAGTTAAAAGACGTCTTTGGGGTAAACATATAACTTATGTCCCGCAAGACGCCCTGAACGCTCTCATGCCCACAATAAGGATTAAAAAAATTGCCTATGATGTTCTTCGCTCGCATAACAATGACATTAACTTCCAAGAAGCAGTGAAAACCACAAAAGAGCGGCTTGCTGAGCTTGACCTCCCTGACTATGTGGTTGAACTCTACCCCTTCCAGCTGAGCGGAGGGATGAGACAGCGAGTAGTGTTGGCCATGGCAACGCTTCTGAACCCGGAAATCCTTATAGTAGACGAGCCGACATCAGCACTCGATGTAACTACTCAGAAAATAGTCTTAAAGTCTCTCCTCAAGCTCAGGAAGTTAAATCTCGTGGACAGCATCATATTTATAACACATGATATAGCCACGGTGAGACAGATAGCAAACCGCATAGTGGTTATGTACGCCGGAAAGATAGTTGAAGTGGGTCCAGTAGATTCCGTAATTAGGGATCCTCTCCATCCCTACACGAAAGGTCTCATCGATTCTGTTACATCCATAGAGCCGGAGAAGAGGGAGAAGGGTATCTCCTACATCCCGGGACAGCCACCCAATCTTATAGATCCTCCAAAAGGATGTCGTTTCCATCCAAGATGTCCATATGCTATGGATGTTTGCAAGAAAGAGGAGCCAGGGGTTGTTGAAGTTGGAAAAACTCAAGTAGCGTGCTGGCTTTACGAAGGAGGTAGGAAAAATGACTAG
- a CDS encoding ABC transporter ATP-binding protein, which produces MTREMLICDNVTKVFTSGFIKKIVVKAVDNVSFTVKEGEIISLIGQSGSGKTTLGKIILRLIPPTSGRVLFYGRDIWKEIKTKEERKEYWRQVHAVFQNPMGSFNTFYKVDRVLNQALELIGVEPNSEEGIRLKEESLKAVGLNPGEILGKYPHQLSGGQVQRVMISRSWILKPKLLIADEAVSMLDVSTRGRIVEIFKDLRNKLGSSIIFISHDIGLSYFISDRVFIMYKGKIVEAGTPQEVIDNPQHEYTKTLVESVPTVYRKWEDFMEV; this is translated from the coding sequence ATGACTAGAGAGATGCTCATCTGTGATAACGTCACGAAAGTATTCACATCAGGCTTCATCAAAAAAATAGTGGTCAAAGCGGTTGACAACGTGTCCTTTACGGTTAAAGAGGGCGAGATAATATCCCTGATAGGACAGAGCGGTTCTGGAAAAACCACTCTTGGAAAGATAATACTCCGGCTTATCCCTCCTACTTCTGGAAGGGTGCTTTTTTACGGGAGGGATATTTGGAAGGAGATAAAAACCAAAGAGGAGCGCAAAGAGTACTGGAGACAGGTGCACGCGGTCTTCCAGAACCCTATGGGGAGCTTTAACACTTTCTACAAGGTAGATAGAGTCCTAAACCAAGCTCTTGAGCTCATAGGTGTTGAACCCAATTCAGAGGAGGGCATACGCCTAAAAGAAGAGTCTCTTAAGGCAGTGGGCCTAAATCCAGGGGAGATCCTTGGAAAATATCCTCACCAGCTCTCTGGGGGTCAGGTTCAGAGGGTCATGATATCAAGAAGCTGGATTCTAAAGCCAAAGCTGTTAATCGCTGACGAAGCAGTTTCAATGCTGGACGTGTCAACGAGGGGTAGGATAGTAGAGATTTTCAAGGATCTCCGCAACAAGCTTGGAAGTTCTATAATATTCATATCCCATGACATAGGCTTATCCTACTTCATCTCTGACAGGGTCTTCATAATGTACAAGGGAAAGATCGTGGAGGCGGGGACACCTCAAGAAGTTATTGATAACCCGCAGCATGAATACACTAAGACGCTCGTAGAAAGTGTTCCAACCGTTTACAGGAAATGGGAGGACTTTATGGAGGTGTGA
- the bgaS gene encoding beta-galactosidase BgaS, whose protein sequence is MLRFPKEFLFGYSWSGFQFEMGLKGSEVPHSDWWAWVHDVENIASGLVSGDLPENGPAYWHLYKQDHDIAEKLGMGAIRGGIEWARLFPKPTFDVKADIEKDEEGNMVAVDVPERAIVEMEKLADMKALEHYRKIYSDWKDRGKVFILNLYHWPLPLWLHDPIKVRRLGPDRAPSGWLDERSVVEFAKFVAFVSYHLDELVDMWSTMNEPNVVFENGYSRPTSGFPPGYLSFEASEKVAKNLIQAHARAYDAIKEHSDKPVGLIYAYTWLDSLREDIEDEVKRIRETNLHRFVDSVYFGSSSLSEGREDLKGRVDWLGVNYYSRLAFDKVGDYIMPVSGYGFSGVKRGYAKSGRPCSDFGWEIYPEGLEKLLKELHEKYSVPMIIAENGIADESDRYRPYYLVSHLQAIHNAMKAGADVRGYLHWSLTDNYEWAQGFRMRFGLLHVDFETKKRYLRPSALVFREIATHKEIPEELSHLADLTPLMRQ, encoded by the coding sequence TTGCTCAGGTTTCCTAAGGAGTTCCTATTTGGTTACTCTTGGTCTGGATTCCAGTTTGAGATGGGATTGAAAGGGAGTGAAGTGCCCCACAGTGACTGGTGGGCTTGGGTTCACGACGTGGAGAACATAGCCTCCGGTTTGGTTAGTGGGGACCTGCCAGAAAACGGCCCGGCCTACTGGCACCTTTACAAGCAGGATCATGACATCGCTGAAAAACTTGGAATGGGTGCCATAAGAGGGGGAATAGAGTGGGCGAGGCTCTTTCCGAAGCCCACCTTTGACGTTAAGGCAGACATTGAGAAGGATGAAGAAGGAAATATGGTTGCTGTCGATGTTCCGGAGAGAGCCATTGTGGAGATGGAAAAGCTGGCGGACATGAAAGCACTTGAACATTATCGAAAGATCTATTCGGACTGGAAAGATCGGGGTAAGGTCTTCATCTTGAACCTCTATCACTGGCCACTTCCGCTCTGGCTTCATGACCCAATCAAAGTGAGAAGACTCGGTCCTGACAGGGCTCCAAGCGGGTGGCTTGACGAGAGAAGTGTTGTGGAGTTTGCGAAGTTCGTGGCTTTCGTGAGCTACCATCTTGACGAGCTGGTGGACATGTGGAGCACCATGAACGAGCCCAACGTGGTCTTTGAAAACGGCTACTCAAGGCCAACTTCTGGCTTTCCACCGGGTTATCTGAGCTTTGAGGCCTCTGAAAAAGTCGCCAAAAATCTCATCCAGGCCCACGCCCGTGCGTACGACGCCATAAAAGAGCACTCTGACAAGCCCGTTGGACTAATATACGCTTACACATGGCTAGACTCTCTAAGGGAAGACATCGAAGATGAAGTAAAGAGAATACGCGAGACAAACCTTCACCGCTTCGTGGACTCTGTTTACTTCGGCAGTTCGAGCCTCTCTGAGGGTAGGGAAGACTTGAAAGGCCGCGTCGATTGGCTTGGGGTGAACTATTACTCAAGGCTTGCCTTTGATAAGGTGGGAGATTACATAATGCCCGTATCAGGTTATGGATTTTCGGGTGTCAAGAGGGGCTACGCAAAGTCAGGAAGGCCATGTAGTGACTTCGGATGGGAGATATATCCCGAGGGACTTGAGAAGCTTCTCAAAGAACTTCATGAGAAATACAGCGTTCCAATGATTATAGCAGAGAACGGGATTGCCGACGAGAGCGATAGGTACAGGCCCTATTACCTCGTGAGTCATCTCCAGGCGATTCATAACGCTATGAAAGCCGGGGCGGATGTAAGAGGTTACCTGCACTGGTCATTAACGGACAACTACGAGTGGGCTCAGGGCTTCAGGATGCGCTTCGGACTCCTTCATGTAGACTTCGAAACTAAAAAGCGGTACCTGAGACCTAGTGCCCTCGTGTTCAGGGAGATAGCGACACATAAGGAAATACCCGAAGAACTGAGCCATTTGGCAGATTTAACGCCCCTGATGCGGCAGTGA
- a CDS encoding RNA-guided pseudouridylation complex pseudouridine synthase subunit Cbf5 produces the protein MGRKKERREAILPADLKREIIIKDEKAETNPKWGFPPEKRPIEMHMQFGIISLDKPPGPTSHEVVAWIKKLLNLQKAGHGGTLDPKVTGVLPVALERATRVVQALLPAGKEYVALMHLHGEVPEDKIRVVMKEFEGEIIQRPPLRSAVKRRLRTRKVYYIDVLEIEGKDVLFRVGVEAGTYIRSLIHHIGLALGVGAHMSELRRTRSGPFKEDETLVTLHDLIDAYYFWKEDGIEEYFRRAIQPMEKAVEHLPKVWIRDSAVAAITHGADLAVPGIVKLHKGIKPDDLVAIMTLKDELVALGKAKMNTQEMLTKTKGIAVDVEKVFMPRDWYPKMW, from the coding sequence ATGGGTAGAAAAAAAGAAAGGCGAGAGGCAATACTTCCCGCTGATCTCAAAAGAGAAATCATTATCAAGGACGAGAAAGCTGAAACCAACCCAAAATGGGGTTTTCCTCCAGAGAAAAGGCCTATTGAGATGCATATGCAGTTTGGTATTATAAGTCTTGATAAGCCTCCGGGCCCCACGAGCCATGAAGTTGTGGCGTGGATAAAAAAGCTTCTTAACCTTCAAAAAGCTGGCCACGGAGGAACTTTGGACCCAAAAGTTACTGGAGTTTTACCTGTAGCTTTAGAAAGGGCCACGAGGGTTGTTCAAGCACTTTTGCCGGCAGGTAAAGAGTATGTGGCTTTGATGCACCTTCATGGTGAAGTACCAGAGGATAAAATAAGGGTAGTTATGAAGGAATTCGAAGGGGAAATAATCCAAAGGCCTCCTTTGAGAAGTGCCGTTAAGAGAAGACTTAGAACTAGAAAGGTGTATTATATTGATGTCCTTGAGATAGAGGGCAAGGATGTGCTTTTTAGGGTAGGAGTTGAAGCAGGGACATACATCCGTTCGCTCATCCATCATATTGGTTTGGCTTTGGGAGTAGGCGCTCACATGTCCGAGCTGAGAAGAACAAGAAGTGGGCCGTTTAAGGAAGATGAAACCCTTGTTACCCTGCATGACCTTATAGATGCCTACTATTTCTGGAAAGAAGATGGCATTGAGGAATATTTTAGGAGAGCAATCCAGCCGATGGAAAAAGCTGTGGAGCATCTTCCGAAGGTGTGGATAAGGGATTCCGCAGTTGCTGCCATTACTCATGGTGCTGACTTAGCAGTTCCCGGGATAGTAAAGCTCCATAAAGGCATAAAACCCGACGACCTTGTTGCGATAATGACCCTCAAGGATGAACTCGTCGCTTTAGGCAAGGCAAAGATGAACACACAGGAGATGCTTACTAAAACCAAGGGCATTGCAGTTGATGTTGAGAAAGTTTTCATGCCAAGGGACTGGTATCCGAAGATGTGGTAA